DNA sequence from the Vicingus serpentipes genome:
GTTGTGTGAGTTATATTGGGATTAATAGTTGCATCAAAACATAAAGAAGGTGAACTAGAAGCAGCACCTACTCCCATATCTGGTAGAATATTAATTGTACCTGAGCCTGAAGCTCCACAAGGCATGGTGCCTACGCTGTAATTAATTGTATGAATCCCGACAGGTGCAGTAGCGACATTGATTACACCAGTACTCGTATTTAAAGACGCTCCTAATGTTCCAGAAGAATATGCTCCTCCTGCCGTACCAACTAATGTTGGGTTAACTGAACCTCCAGTAGATTTACAAATTGTAGAATAAGACAAACTTGTAAATGAATAAGGATTAGTAACTGTAATCGTTTTAGTTAAAGAATCATTACAACCTCCTAAATTCCAATAGTAAGTAAAATCATAAGTTCCTGGCCCAGAAATTACCGGATCAAAATATGCATAACCTGCATCATTAGCTCCAACAGAACCTCCAGGAGCATTAGTAGCCCAAGTAGCATTACCAGAAGGAGAATAAGGCCCCAAACGAGTACACCCATTTCCTGATGCATCAGTACCATTATCAAATATTACTCCTGTCCCTCCATCGTAAATATAGTAATCAACACTAGTTTCATCACATATTTCAACATAATAATCAGTAGTTGGACTTAAATGATCTCCATAAACAGTTAAAACTGTTCCATTAGTTAATGGCCCATTATAAATTAATGTTCCTGAACCTAAAGCTCCAGTTCCTCCTGAATATATTGAAACATAATCATTAGCATCATTTGTAGGTGTAAATTCAAAATGAAGTGCAGGTGTAATATAACCACCAGCTGTAGCAGAATCATTTGCTACTAAATAGATAAAATCATCTTCACAATTCATTGAAGATGGAAAAGGACTAATAGTATTGTAAGGAGATACGCTTTCTTCAGCATGAAAATCAACTGTTCCACAACTTGGTGGAAAAACAATACTACAATTAGTAGCGCCAGAACCTCCAGTTTGAGAAAACGAAATTGTACCTTGATCATCAGAATAATTTGTAATTAACATTAAATACACATCTCCTACTTGAGCTCCTGTAATATTTGCTGTTTCGGTAGGATCTGGAGCAAAACTACAATCCACAATTTGATTAGGATCGGCAGCAGTAGAAGCATTACCATGATCTCCACAATAACTAATGGCTTCAGGCAAATTAGCATAAGGTCCATACAAAATAAAATCTACATCCAGACCTCCTCCTGTATTATCAAATTGCTCAATAAAAATATCAATATTTCCTGCAGTACTAACTTCCATATAATACCAGGCTGGATTAGGCTGATCTGATAAACAACCATAATTATTCCCAGGGTCTAAGGTTGAAGCTTCGGATGAACCATAAGTATTAGGGAAAGTATAGGTAGTTCCCGTACAAAAAGGATCTGCATCAACACAATAAGTGCCCTGAGCATAAGTAGTTGAATTAAATACATTTACCAATATAAAAAAAGTAAATGCTAATAAGTGGTATATTTTTCTCATAATTTTATGATTTACAGAGGATCGCATTTTATTGAGCTGCTTCAGCTCTATATTTTTCTTTTATTTTGTCTAAATTATTTTTTGACCAAGTTTTCATTATTTGAATATATTGATCTTCAGATTGCCCTTTTATATGCTTAGGAAAACCATCAGGAATTTGACCTGTAACCGATTTTTCCATAATTTTTTTAGTAAATGTTAAGTATTTACCTTCTCCGACAACAATTCCTCCATTAACACTTTTTGATTGGGCATTACTACTCTTTAAAATAGGTCTTGTAGAAGTAGTTATTCGAGGCGATTGCCTATCTATATGCGTGGGTTTAATTACTTTTTTTTCTTGTTTACTGGTTGTTTGCGCATTTACAGTTGCAGAAAAACTGATAAAGAAAATGGATGCAATAGTAAAAGTTAATTTCATAATATGATGAGTTTGATATATGATGAGTTTGATAAATGTTTTACTTGACTAAAACCTGATAAAAATAAACAATATATCGATAATACTTGTTAAAATATCGACAAACTGCCTAAACACAATTAACGGCAATTTTAAGAAAAAGGTTGCACTAACTATTTTAAAATTAAAAAATACTAAGAAAAAGGAGTGTTTTGTTAAATATATAACACAATAGCTTTATTAATAAAATAAAAGTAATTCTATTTACAATATTTTAAATATTCTTGATAGATATTCTGCTTTCCTAATCGATTACTTAGGACCAAAATATGATTGCACAACTGGATATCTGAGTTATCTTCTTGATATGCCTTAACAAAGTAATCTAAAGCAACATCGTAATAACCATCGCCTAATGAAGAATATAAATTACCAATATTAACATATATGAATTTAGGCCTAACAGATTCTTCAGCTAAATCATTTAAAAGTTCAATTCCTTCAATTGTTTTATTATTCTTGGTTAAAACACTATTGAGTAAATCGTAAACATTTAAATAATCTGGTTTAATTTCTATTATTTTTTTAATATTAGTTATGGAGGCATCGTAATTTCCAATTGCATTGTAAGAAAAGGCTAAATTAAAATACGCTTCAACATAGTTAGAATTATAAATCAATGCTTTTTCACAATATTTTATAGCCGATGAATAGTCTCGTTTAAAATTTAAATAAACAGATCCTAAATTATTTAAGCTTGTGTAATAAGTTGTATCAATTCTAACTGCTTCTTTGTAATGATAAATAAGTTTTTGAACATCTTTACCCAATGATGGGTTTCCAGGGTTTTTCTTAAATTCTCTCGCAACTTGTGTATAATATGTGTTTGCAATTAGAGCATGAGCCTTTGCAGATTCAGAGACATAATCAATATCATGTTCATACAAAGTTAAATAATCATGCCAATCAGGATTTCTTGCAATTGTTCTCCCTGAATAAAACAATCCTATTACTAAAATAGTCCATAAAAACTTAGTAGGAATTTTATGATTGTGGTTTTTTATTTCTGAAAAATCTAACTTTAAAATTTTTGAAATCCCCCATACCAAAACAATACAAAATCCTAATGATAACATATAAGTAAATCTATCTGCAACTATTCCAGGTAAGAGTATCAATGAATTATTTACCCCCATCATCACTCCTAAACATATTAATATTCCCAGACCTAAATATTCTCTTTTAAGAAATGAATATAAGCCATAAAACCCACCTCCTAATGTTATAAATAAAGAAACCCATACTTGCCAAAATGACCATGTTGCTATTGGTATTTGATTATATCCGTAATAAAAGGCCATGTCTTTAGGAAAAATTAAACTCTTAAAATAAAACCAATTACAGTATAAACTAGATGAAATTCTTTTCATAGACCATGGTTCATGCATTAATGGATGCTCAAAATATTTAAATAATCTTAATTGATTTTCTCCATCTACTAGCATTTTTTGAGTAATTTTTATAGCCACAAAAAAAACAAGGATTGAAATAATGGATATGGTGAAGTATTTTTTTTGAGCCTTTATAAAATATAAGGTCATAGGTACTAGTGGAGCAATAATCATTGCTGTATTTTTAGTAAACAATGCTATAATCATACATAACAATGCATAGACTAAATAACGAATTTCTGCTTGTTGTGTATATTTTATAAAATTGTTTATGGATAGCAATACCATAAAAAAAACGATAATTTCATCCCTGTTTTTTATACTACTAACTACTTCCGTATGCAAAGGATGTAACATAAATAGTAGGGTAATAGCTAAAGGCACTATAATAGATTGTTCGTATAAGATTTTTTGTAAAACAATTAAAAGAATAACCCCTGTTAATGCATAAAGAAGTACGTTTACAAAGTGGCTAATATTAGCTTGTGTTAACTTATCTTTTTTCTTTTTTTGCTCTTTTGTTTGGAAAGGAGGTAATTTATTAAAAAATTGTTTTTCTATTGCAAATGAAGCAATTACAACTGGCCTATAATCATATGACTGTTTATCATCAGTTGAATATCTTGAAGTGAAAATTTCAGGAAGTGCAGCGATTCCACCTTCTACCAATTTATTTCCATCAACAACAATATTATCATCTAATGCATACTCATTATTAATTGAATTCCCATAGATTACAAAAACTAAAATAGTAAATAAAATATAAATCTTTCGAATAGTAAATGTGGATAAATTTAGTTTCATTTTAGGTAAAAGTATAAATTCTATTTTTCATTAAATTCTTTATTAATTTTGTTTTTTAAGACTGTTGTAAAATCAGTTTTCCCATCTTCATTCATATGATGGGAGTCAAAAAAATAATCATATCTATCTAAATATTGGCCTTCAAAATCCCAAATAGGAATATTATATTCTAATAAGATTTTATCTTGAGGTGGATTACTCAGCATATTTTCTCCACAAAACTGTTTAAGAGTATTTAAATAATAATCGGTTACAGGATATTTAATCCCTATAACTTTTATTTGATGAGATTGGCATAGTTCAATGGTCTTTCTAAAAAAGATTAAAGCATCTTCATAATATAGGTTTTTTGGATTGTTAGATAATAACTTGTGCTTAATAAATAGCTCTGTATTAATTTGCTTTTGTATTGAAGAAAAGTCAGAAAATTTCTGTTTACCTTTTTTGATTTTAACCATATTATTTTTTTTTAATACAGTTTTTAGTTCTATATATGGAAAAATAAGATATGCTATAGACTTTAAATATCTTTCATGATTAATTATTTCAGCATCTAAAAGTTCTTTGTAGTCTATATATTTTCCATAAAAAAAATAATTTTCGTTACGATTAAAATAGTCCGCAGAAAACCTAGTAATGTCAGCTTGTAAAAAAATGTATTTAGGTTTTATATGTAACCGTTCAAGTAAATATTTTAATCGAAAATGAGTAAGAATTGGGTTTTCACCATAAAATGATAGGTTAAATGAATTTTTTATATTTCGTTCTTCAATACACCTATTTGGATGAGAGTCTCCTGTAAATAAGAACTTTGGAGCTTCTTTTAGACTTTCAATTTTTTTTTGATCTTTAACTAAAGCGCTTGTTTCTGATGTGATTATAAAAAACACAACTAACAATACTAAATGAAGGAGCAAAAATGTGATTACAAAAACTTTTATTTTACGTCTGTTAGTCATTAAAATCTAAAGTAATAAAAATTAGCACTTTCATTAACTGAAAAAATTAAAATAGTAAATATTATAACGACATAAAAACTAACTCTAAAGTAGCTGTTTTTTATGCTGTCAAAAGGATGAAATTTTCCATTTTTTGAGAAATAATTAATACCTTCAGTTATAAAAAAAGTTGCCCCTACAACAATAAATGCATCTATCTTGAAATTAAAATCACTAAAAAAATGAAGTAATTTTTTAATAATTATAGAGAGATCATTAAAATCTGTTATTCGAGCAAATATTGCTACAGATAGAAATGAAGAAAATGTAACGAATTTAAATATAAATCGAGGAATTAATTTATCATTAGTAAAATTAATTCTATTAAAAAATTTGTAACGTAAATTCTTAGTTGATGCATCTATAATCATATAAATACCAGCCATCAGACCAAAAAAGAAAAAATTGTAAGATGCACCATGCCATAATCCAATAACAATAAAAACAAAGAGCACATTAAAAAGTGTTTTTAAATTATTGTTTTTTACAACACCTCCCATAGGAATGAAAAGATAGTTTTTAACCCAAATAGATAAAGTAGCGTGCCATCTTCGCCAAAACTCTCTCACATTTATTGATGAAAAAGGTTTAAAAAAGTTTTGACTTAATTCAACTCCAAAATATCTTGCAGAACCCAAAGCAATATCACAATAAGCAGAAAAGTCTATGTAAACATAGTAGGCAAAACCAACAATTGCAAGATAAACTTCGAATCCTTTAGTTTCAGGTGAATCTAATCGCTTAAAAACATTATCCACAAAAATTACCAGACTATCTGCAATAACTATCTTTTTAAAAAAACCTAAAAGAATTAATTTACTTCCTTCAGAAAAATTGATCCAGCTTAAAGTTACTTTATTTTTAAATTGGGGAATTAAAAACCCAGGAGATTCTATTGGCCCAGCAACTAATTGAGGAAAAAATGATATATAAAGAGCAAAATGCCCTAAATGAGTTTCTCTCTTTATTCTTTCCTTATACACATCAACAATATAACTAACACCCTGAAAAGTATAAAAAGAAATACCAATAGGTAATATTAGGCTTCTAAAAGACCAATTGATTGTATTTTTATTTGGTGTAAACAATGTTATTGTATCACTTAGAACTTGATAAAACCACTCAAAATATTTAAAAAACAATAGATGAGAGAGTACTAAAACTACACTTAAAGTAAGAATCGTTTTGGATTTTTTGTTATTAAGTATGAATCCTGTAAAATAGGCTATTAATGTTATACTGCACATTAATAACAAAAACGTAGGTTCAGAAAAACCATAAAAAAAGTAACTAGCTAATAATAATAATGTCCACCGATATTTATGATTGATTGAATAATATGCAAATACAACTAAAGGCAAAAATAATATGTACCATATGGTATTAAACCCCATATTTACTTTTAAAAATATTTTTTTTCAATTTATACGGAAGATTATAATAAGAACAATAATATATTGCAACAGAAAGTCTGAATAAAGGGTAAATTGTTATAATTCTAAGATAAGCCCAAATTTCTTCTACTAAAGTAGCTTTTGAAAAGCTCAAGTAATCAAACTCTTTCGCGGTTTTAGAACAAATGGTTTCTATTAAAATTAAATCTAGTGCAGAAAATTTATTTTCCCAATAATTAATTCTTTCATTATTTAAAGGCATTTTTAGTCGATTATGCATCTCAATTATTTTGTCTTTTGCTGCTTGAGGTAAGTCTGCTTTTTCAAACTTTTTCATAACTGAATTCTCATGGTTATGCAGCATTTGTTCATCAAAAGCAATATTTAAAAAGTCTGTAATTTTATTCAATGTTTCTTTTGGTTTATTTACAATGTTTTCATACTTGACTCTCGTAAACTTATTGGGGAATTTTTGTTCATATTTTAGTATTGATTTATAATACAAGTTCCATGAAGCAGCATAAGAAACCATAAGCTTACTTATTGTACCTTCTGTGTGGGTTCTTCTTGATACTATGTTATCTCTATAATCGCGTGTTAATATTATAAATTTTGCATCAGGAAAAAGTGTAATTAAATTCTTAACATAAAGACTATAAACGGGATTCTTATCAACAAATACTTTTATTAGATTTTTATCTTTAGCTAAATTATTATTGAGGTAAACCTCCTTACAAAGATCTTGATAACTAATGTGGGGTTCATTTAAATCATATTTTTCCAAAAAGCTTAAATCTGGCTTCCAAATGCTTTGTGTATGGTTATGATTTAATTTAAAAAGCGTTTTAAATTCAGTAATTAATTTGTTGCCAGAAAGGGATGAAAGGTCTTTCCCAAATAATATGAAATTATTTTCGGGAGCAGCCGAAATGGATGGATTGCCGTTCAACATATCAGTAAGTAATGTTGTTCCCGACCTTCCTATTCCAACAATAAAGCAGGGAGTAATATCTAAGTTATTTTTTTTTTGTTCCATTCCTTACTCTTTCGATTCGTTCAATATGTTTTTTAAACCTATCTACTTTAAATTTTATAGGCAAATAGAAGGTAGTTTCATCCTTTATTTGTTCAATTAACAAGATATATCTTAAGTGAATTGTTTTAATGAATAAACTTATTTTTTTTAACACAGCTATATTAGATTGAGGTTTATAGCCAAGCTTTTCACCAAATCCATTGCAAATATAATCACTTAAAATTAGTTGCTCATAGGCAAGGTTTTTTTTCCAACTATCTAACCTACTTGTGTTTATAGGCTTTATTAAGTCGCCATATTTCTTATTAAGTCGTTCTGAATAATGGTTTGTTAAATCATCAACTATTGCTTGTTCTTCACTCATCTGCAAGTGGCTTTTCGAATATTTTTCTATCCTTAAAAAGGAAAATATTCGGTCTAATGTATGTTCAGGATGGCTTACTAATTCTTCGTATTTTATTCTTAACACTTGATTTTGATGTTGTTTTTCAAACTTTAAGGCTTTATTCGTAAAATAATTCCATCGTATGGCATTATAAACTACCGAAGGAGGTCGTATATGTATACTTTCTATTCTTGATAAAATATTTGCACGATAATCTCGGGTAATAAATATAAATTTTGCATTAGGGTTTAATTTTAATAATTTTTCGCAATAAAGTGTGTTAGAAGGATTTTTATCTATAATTATTGGTGCATTAACAGAATTATTTGTTTTGTGTTTAAAAAAATTATAGAAATGCTTACAAAGTTCATGGTAACTACCAATAAAAGATTGTTGTAAAAAATCATCTTCTTTAGTTAAAGTATAATCATAACCAATGTAAGGTTGTAATCTGTTAAATAAAAGATTAAATTCGTGTATAAGCATAAGGTCTGAAGTCTTAAAGCAAGTTTTGTTTTTAAATGAATTATAAAAGAAAGTAACGAAATAATTTTCTGGCACAGTATTAATTGCAGGGTGAGCACCTAAAATAGAAGTTAGTAATGTAGTACCAGAGCGACCAATCCCTATAATATAATTAACTTCTACAATATCCATTCTATTTTAAGTAAGATAGTTGAATTTTAGCTGAAAGGTAATAATTATTGACGATATTGCTATTTTCAACAATCAAATCATTCTTTTATAAAAGAATGTATTCTAGTAAACACATAAACAGGTATGGCAAAAGTATTCATCATCCATTTTCTCATAAAAGCTGGAACATGGTACAGTATTGCTGTTTTCTGTAATGTATATTGAATTATAAGGGAAGCTAACATTTGTGCTGAAATCCATTTGGTTTTATGTTGGAATTCTGGTCTGATAATGTCTAATATTAAAACTATTCTTTTTTCGTTAGTGTTATTCCAAGCTAAATGAAGATGAGCATCACAAAAAGCAAATGGGATACCTTCATGCCATGATACTTCATTATCAAGTACTTTAAATCCGCAGTCAGGTAATTTTGCTGGAACTAAAAGCGGTAAATGAACTCTATACATTGCATTTGAATCTCCTGTATGAGGTTTTAATTGAGTTTGTTTACTAAGCTGACTAAAAGATGCAGAAACTAAATAGGGTATCTGTTTGATTATTTTGGTGGTAATCGGAAATTTTTTTTGATTCTTTTTATAATTCAACAACCAAAATTTAAAAGGCAGTATTTTCCAATTAGTAGGTTGATTTGCAAATGTTTTATTGTAATAAGGAATGAATTTTTCTTCGTCAGCGGTTGATAATTCTTTTTGAATTGACAAATAATTGTCTTTTAAAAGTTTATACCAGCTAGTATATTCAATATCAAAAAAAGGAGGTTCGCTACCACTATAAGCACCATTTGAAGAAAAAGAAAACCATATTTTATTTAAGTCAGTATTCAATTATGTTTTTTTATAACACCATGTTTTTTTTGATATGGATAGAGTAAAAATAGCAAAATAAATATGGTTGAATTAATTATTTTATGTATCCATTTAGGCATTTTTTTTATGAAAGAATATTGTTCAAATAATAATTGTAAAATTAGAAAAGAGCGTATTTTTAAGCAAATAGCTTTTTTTTTATATTTATATTCACTTCTAATTACATCAAAAACAACAATTACTCTTTTTTTATCAGACAAATTCCACGCCTCGTGTTTATTGGCGTCATTAAAAATTAATAGTTGGTTGTTTTTCCATTCAGCATCTTGGTTATTTACTCTAAAACCACATTTTGGCAAACCTTCTGGAATATCTATTCCTAAATGACATCTGTAAAAAGTATTTGAATCTCCGTGATGAGCTTTAATTTTTTCTCCAGCTTCTAAAATATTAATCGATATGGATACAATTTCAGGAAATTGAGCTAAAGAATTATTAAAAACAGGAGTTAATGTTAGCGCTTTATTAATTCTTATCCCCCAAGTTATAAAGCTAAATGTTTTCCAGCCAGATTTCTCTGTTAATCCTTTAATAAAATAACCTTTAGGAGTAAAATCTTCAGAGTTGATTATTCGAGTTATTTCTGTAGCTATCTCATCTGAGTTAGCCTCTATAGCTTTTGCCCAGTCAAAACATTCAGAAGAATAAAAATTAGGTGAATCTGAATAGTGTTCAGACGAAAAATAAGCAAACCATTCTTCTTTTAATTGTTCCAAAATAATTACATTTAATCTTGAATTTGGTATAAGAATCAAATTTATAATAATTAATTAAGATTATAGCATATTTAGTGGTAAATCAATTATTAAATAGGTGATTAACTATGGAGAATCAAGCATCAAATTTTCATCATGACTTTTTTGAGTGGACAAAGTTATTGGAGTTAAATTGGAAAATTATAAAAGATGAGTTAATGCATGTATATTCCAATCATGATCAACTACTTTATAAAAGTAATTGGTTTTTAGCTCACCCTCATTATGTCGATTCAAAAACAAATAAAGCCTGGAAGACTTATGAATTTGTTTTTTTTGGAATCAAGCAATTAGGTCATTGCCAGAATTGTCCTAAAACATTTGAATTACTAGAAAAAATACCAAATTTAGTTACTGCTCAATTTTCTGTATTAGAGCCACATACTAAAGTATCTCCTCATAAGGGGTTTACTAAAATGGTATTACGAAATCATTTGGCTCTAGAAGTGCCTTCTTTAACACTATGCAAAATTAAAGTTGAAGATGAAGAAACTTCATGGAAAGAGGGAAAAGTTATCACCTTTGATGATAGTAAAATACATGAAGCTTGGAATTTATCAGATAAACCAAGAATGGTATTAATGATAGATGTAGCCAACCCGTCTATGCCTTATTCTTCAGAAGAAATTTGCAATTATAAAATTGAGAATATAGATGATCCTTTTTTATTAAGCATGGCAAATAAATCAACATGGAAAAAATGGTTGAGCCAAGGGTATTTTGATAGTTAAAGTAATGCATTTATCTTTTCTATATTAGCTTCGCTTTTTTCTCCAACAATAGAAAAAGAACCATCCGTTTCGGTATAGTTCTTTGCTGCCAACCTAAGTTTTTGAGCATTTTTGTTATAACTCTCTTTTGTCAGAATATACCATTGGTTTTTTGATTTTTCTTGACCTGGAATTAATACATAGCCTAACATTTTGTTATATTTAATGGCTTTAGTGTTTTCTGGTAAAATTCTAACAAATGATTTGTCACCAATTTTTAATTCATTAAAAATAAAATCCAATAAAATTAGTGACGCAAAAATTGGGTAAGGAGTATTTAAAAAATCATCATCCCATATAAAAATTCCACCCTCTCCATATTCTTCATTTATATTAACATCTTTACAATTAATTACACCAATTGGTTTATCGTTAATGATAATTAAAAAATAATAATTAAATCTATTGTTAACTTTTTTAAACCACTCAATTTGTTCTTTTTCAGAAATCTTTTTTTTATAACCCATATACTTTCTAATATTTGGGTGATTACGCCATTTACGAATTAACTCAATGTCGTTTTTATTAATTCTTTTAAGAGAAATTCCATATTGATTTAATGTGAAAATCATATTTCTTCACCAATTGAGTATACTGGTCGATTATTCATTAGTTGAAACATTTTACTAAGATATTCGCCTAACACGCCAAGTATAAAAATAATAAGACCTGATGAAAATAAAATACTAACAATTATTGATGTGTATCCAGGAACAGCTATTCCTTGTATTATTTTTCTTGAAAGATAGAAAAACCCTATCCCAAAATTGACAAATGAAAAAAAGAATCCAAAATATTTAATCATTTTTAATGGGAATAATGATGAATACAAAACAACATCGTTAGTTAGTCTAATTAAGCTAATTAATGAATAATTAGATTTAGATCTTTTGCTTTTATTGTGTTTTACATCAACATAAACTATAGCATTGGTATACCATAAAAAGACTTCATCTATAAAAATGAGATGAGTTGCTTCTGTAGCTATTTTTTTTGCTAATTGTGTATTAATTAACCGAAAGCTTGAGCCTTTTACACTTCCACTCCCTTCAATTATTTTTGCAATTGTTTGATAAATTAATTTGAATAATTTTCGAATTAAGGAACGCTCAATATTAGAGTAG
Encoded proteins:
- a CDS encoding tetratricopeptide repeat protein produces the protein MKLNLSTFTIRKIYILFTILVFVIYGNSINNEYALDDNIVVDGNKLVEGGIAALPEIFTSRYSTDDKQSYDYRPVVIASFAIEKQFFNKLPPFQTKEQKKKKDKLTQANISHFVNVLLYALTGVILLIVLQKILYEQSIIVPLAITLLFMLHPLHTEVVSSIKNRDEIIVFFMVLLSINNFIKYTQQAEIRYLVYALLCMIIALFTKNTAMIIAPLVPMTLYFIKAQKKYFTISIISILVFFVAIKITQKMLVDGENQLRLFKYFEHPLMHEPWSMKRISSSLYCNWFYFKSLIFPKDMAFYYGYNQIPIATWSFWQVWVSLFITLGGGFYGLYSFLKREYLGLGILICLGVMMGVNNSLILLPGIVADRFTYMLSLGFCIVLVWGISKILKLDFSEIKNHNHKIPTKFLWTILVIGLFYSGRTIARNPDWHDYLTLYEHDIDYVSESAKAHALIANTYYTQVAREFKKNPGNPSLGKDVQKLIYHYKEAVRIDTTYYTSLNNLGSVYLNFKRDYSSAIKYCEKALIYNSNYVEAYFNLAFSYNAIGNYDASITNIKKIIEIKPDYLNVYDLLNSVLTKNNKTIEGIELLNDLAEESVRPKFIYVNIGNLYSSLGDGYYDVALDYFVKAYQEDNSDIQLCNHILVLSNRLGKQNIYQEYLKYCK
- a CDS encoding MBOAT family O-acyltransferase — translated: MGFNTIWYILFLPLVVFAYYSINHKYRWTLLLLASYFFYGFSEPTFLLLMCSITLIAYFTGFILNNKKSKTILTLSVVLVLSHLLFFKYFEWFYQVLSDTITLFTPNKNTINWSFRSLILPIGISFYTFQGVSYIVDVYKERIKRETHLGHFALYISFFPQLVAGPIESPGFLIPQFKNKVTLSWINFSEGSKLILLGFFKKIVIADSLVIFVDNVFKRLDSPETKGFEVYLAIVGFAYYVYIDFSAYCDIALGSARYFGVELSQNFFKPFSSINVREFWRRWHATLSIWVKNYLFIPMGGVVKNNNLKTLFNVLFVFIVIGLWHGASYNFFFFGLMAGIYMIIDASTKNLRYKFFNRINFTNDKLIPRFIFKFVTFSSFLSVAIFARITDFNDLSIIIKKLLHFFSDFNFKIDAFIVVGATFFITEGINYFSKNGKFHPFDSIKNSYFRVSFYVVIIFTILIFSVNESANFYYFRF
- a CDS encoding sulfotransferase family protein, yielding MEQKKNNLDITPCFIVGIGRSGTTLLTDMLNGNPSISAAPENNFILFGKDLSSLSGNKLITEFKTLFKLNHNHTQSIWKPDLSFLEKYDLNEPHISYQDLCKEVYLNNNLAKDKNLIKVFVDKNPVYSLYVKNLITLFPDAKFIILTRDYRDNIVSRRTHTEGTISKLMVSYAASWNLYYKSILKYEQKFPNKFTRVKYENIVNKPKETLNKITDFLNIAFDEQMLHNHENSVMKKFEKADLPQAAKDKIIEMHNRLKMPLNNERINYWENKFSALDLILIETICSKTAKEFDYLSFSKATLVEEIWAYLRIITIYPLFRLSVAIYYCSYYNLPYKLKKNIFKSKYGV
- a CDS encoding sulfotransferase family protein gives rise to the protein MDIVEVNYIIGIGRSGTTLLTSILGAHPAINTVPENYFVTFFYNSFKNKTCFKTSDLMLIHEFNLLFNRLQPYIGYDYTLTKEDDFLQQSFIGSYHELCKHFYNFFKHKTNNSVNAPIIIDKNPSNTLYCEKLLKLNPNAKFIFITRDYRANILSRIESIHIRPPSVVYNAIRWNYFTNKALKFEKQHQNQVLRIKYEELVSHPEHTLDRIFSFLRIEKYSKSHLQMSEEQAIVDDLTNHYSERLNKKYGDLIKPINTSRLDSWKKNLAYEQLILSDYICNGFGEKLGYKPQSNIAVLKKISLFIKTIHLRYILLIEQIKDETTFYLPIKFKVDRFKKHIERIERVRNGTKKK
- a CDS encoding aspartyl/asparaginyl beta-hydroxylase domain-containing protein, whose product is MNTDLNKIWFSFSSNGAYSGSEPPFFDIEYTSWYKLLKDNYLSIQKELSTADEEKFIPYYNKTFANQPTNWKILPFKFWLLNYKKNQKKFPITTKIIKQIPYLVSASFSQLSKQTQLKPHTGDSNAMYRVHLPLLVPAKLPDCGFKVLDNEVSWHEGIPFAFCDAHLHLAWNNTNEKRIVLILDIIRPEFQHKTKWISAQMLASLIIQYTLQKTAILYHVPAFMRKWMMNTFAIPVYVFTRIHSFIKE
- a CDS encoding aspartyl/asparaginyl beta-hydroxylase domain-containing protein; translation: MEQLKEEWFAYFSSEHYSDSPNFYSSECFDWAKAIEANSDEIATEITRIINSEDFTPKGYFIKGLTEKSGWKTFSFITWGIRINKALTLTPVFNNSLAQFPEIVSISINILEAGEKIKAHHGDSNTFYRCHLGIDIPEGLPKCGFRVNNQDAEWKNNQLLIFNDANKHEAWNLSDKKRVIVVFDVIRSEYKYKKKAICLKIRSFLILQLLFEQYSFIKKMPKWIHKIINSTIFILLFLLYPYQKKHGVIKKHN
- a CDS encoding aspartyl/asparaginyl beta-hydroxylase domain-containing protein, with protein sequence MENQASNFHHDFFEWTKLLELNWKIIKDELMHVYSNHDQLLYKSNWFLAHPHYVDSKTNKAWKTYEFVFFGIKQLGHCQNCPKTFELLEKIPNLVTAQFSVLEPHTKVSPHKGFTKMVLRNHLALEVPSLTLCKIKVEDEETSWKEGKVITFDDSKIHEAWNLSDKPRMVLMIDVANPSMPYSSEEICNYKIENIDDPFLLSMANKSTWKKWLSQGYFDS
- a CDS encoding GNAT family N-acetyltransferase produces the protein MIFTLNQYGISLKRINKNDIELIRKWRNHPNIRKYMGYKKKISEKEQIEWFKKVNNRFNYYFLIIINDKPIGVINCKDVNINEEYGEGGIFIWDDDFLNTPYPIFASLILLDFIFNELKIGDKSFVRILPENTKAIKYNKMLGYVLIPGQEKSKNQWYILTKESYNKNAQKLRLAAKNYTETDGSFSIVGEKSEANIEKINALL
- a CDS encoding glycosyltransferase, with the protein product MEDLLQEHKIDYSVIIPVYNGEGSIEELCDKLISFFGPLEYTFELIFVDDYSKDGSWAKIINLKKEHALFVKGLRLSKNFGQHIATCAGFIKSSGKFIITIDDDLEVNPQQIQLLIEEQIKSKAEIVYGIYSNIERSLIRKLFKLIYQTIAKIIEGSGSVKGSSFRLINTQLAKKIATEATHLIFIDEVFLWYTNAIVYVDVKHNKSKRSKSNYSLISLIRLTNDVVLYSSLFPLKMIKYFGFFFSFVNFGIGFFYLSRKIIQGIAVPGYTSIIVSILFSSGLIIFILGVLGEYLSKMFQLMNNRPVYSIGEEI